One Mucilaginibacter ginkgonis genomic region harbors:
- a CDS encoding LytR/AlgR family response regulator transcription factor — protein sequence MKKALIIDDEPLARMVVLEYLQGFNDIEVLQECGDGFDGMKAIMQHQPDLIFLDVQMPKINGFEMLELLEQPPAVIFCTAFDEFAIKAFEAHAIDYLLKPFSKERFGKAVDKFLAQAPAAAVDQKKQTEELLDEVAQNQPVHDRIVVKTGTKVKIIPVHDVLYLEADDDYVSINTAEGRFLKNKTMSFFEKVLDPRQFVRVHRSFIVAIDQITRIDPYEKDSHIAILKSGAKIPVSKTGHGKLKQVLGI from the coding sequence ATGAAAAAAGCACTGATCATTGACGACGAACCACTGGCCCGAATGGTGGTTTTAGAATATCTGCAGGGTTTTAACGATATAGAGGTTTTACAGGAATGCGGCGATGGATTTGATGGCATGAAAGCAATTATGCAGCACCAGCCCGACCTGATATTTCTTGATGTGCAAATGCCAAAAATCAATGGCTTTGAGATGCTGGAGTTGTTAGAGCAACCGCCGGCTGTAATTTTTTGTACTGCGTTTGACGAGTTTGCTATAAAAGCCTTTGAAGCACATGCCATTGATTACCTGCTTAAACCCTTTAGCAAGGAGCGATTTGGTAAAGCGGTAGATAAATTTTTAGCGCAGGCGCCAGCCGCTGCGGTAGACCAGAAAAAACAAACCGAAGAATTGTTAGATGAGGTTGCGCAAAACCAACCTGTGCATGATCGCATTGTGGTGAAGACCGGCACTAAGGTTAAGATCATCCCGGTGCATGATGTACTGTACCTTGAAGCCGATGACGATTACGTAAGCATAAATACTGCTGAGGGACGATTCCTCAAAAACAAAACGATGAGCTTTTTCGAGAAAGTGCTAGATCCGCGTCAATTCGTGCGTGTTCACCGATCGTTTATTGTTGCCATAGACCAAATCACCCGTATAGACCCTTACGAAAAGGACTCGCACATTGCCATCTTAAAATCGGGCGCCAAAATACCCGTTAGCAAAACCGGGCACGGTAAATTAAAGCAAGTGTTGGGGATATAA